From Oscillospiraceae bacterium CM, a single genomic window includes:
- the argC gene encoding N-acetyl-gamma-glutamyl-phosphate reductase: protein MKPTIYIDGQEGTTGLQIYDRLAARQDIDLLAIDPDKRKDLDARKKLINEADLVILCLPDDAAIEAVALIENGKTRVIDASTAHRTSKGWVYGFPELTAAQRETIRNAKRVANPGCHAIGFISLVYPLVALGILPKDYPLTSFSLTGYSGGGKKMIAQYETEKTADLFAPRLYGLNLRHKHFKEMTGITRLTRAPIFCPVVDDYYKGMATTIMLHNDLLASKQTASSIREAIAAYYAGERFVTVAPELGSGYLAADWGAGTNNLEITVSGTDGETVLTARFDNLGKGASGSAVQNMNLMLGFPEETGL from the coding sequence ATGAAACCGACAATATATATCGATGGGCAGGAGGGGACGACGGGCCTTCAAATTTATGACCGGCTCGCCGCCCGGCAGGACATTGACCTGCTCGCCATTGACCCCGACAAACGCAAGGACTTGGATGCACGTAAAAAACTAATAAACGAAGCCGACCTTGTGATATTGTGCCTGCCGGACGACGCGGCCATCGAGGCCGTGGCACTCATTGAAAACGGCAAAACGCGCGTCATTGACGCGTCAACGGCCCACCGAACATCAAAGGGCTGGGTGTACGGCTTCCCGGAACTGACTGCCGCGCAGCGCGAAACAATCAGAAACGCCAAGCGTGTGGCGAACCCCGGCTGCCACGCCATCGGCTTTATCTCACTCGTCTATCCGCTTGTCGCGCTCGGCATCCTTCCTAAAGACTACCCGCTGACTTCGTTTTCGCTGACCGGCTATTCCGGCGGCGGCAAGAAGATGATCGCCCAGTATGAGACAGAGAAAACGGCGGATCTCTTCGCGCCGCGCCTGTACGGCCTCAACCTCAGGCATAAGCATTTCAAGGAGATGACAGGGATTACCCGACTGACCCGAGCACCGATTTTCTGCCCCGTTGTCGACGATTATTATAAGGGCATGGCAACGACCATTATGCTCCACAACGACCTGCTCGCGTCGAAGCAAACGGCATCATCCATCCGTGAGGCTATCGCAGCCTATTACGCTGGCGAGCGGTTTGTCACGGTCGCGCCGGAGCTCGGCAGCGGCTATCTGGCAGCCGACTGGGGTGCAGGGACGAACAACTTGGAGATCACCGTCAGCGGGACGGACGGGGAGACCGTTCTGACGGCCCGTTTTGACAATCTCGGCAAGGGCGCTTCCGGCTCAGCTGTGCAGAACATGAACCTCATGCTCGGATTCCCCGAAGAAACCGGCCTCTAA
- the recR gene encoding recombination protein RecR yields the protein MSFFPSALEVLIEKFASLPGIGVKSATRLAFHVLALPDHEAAAFAEAITNAKKTVHCCRICQNLTDNDVCGICQSPRRDERTVCVVSDPKAVVAIERSHEYNGHYHVLHGVISPLNHIGPDDIKIKELVTRVTDGAVEEIILATNPDTEGETTAKYIARLLKPFGIRLTRLAYGIPVGLNLEFADDATLMRALEGRQEM from the coding sequence ATGAGCTTTTTTCCGTCTGCGCTTGAAGTATTGATCGAAAAATTCGCCTCTCTGCCCGGTATCGGCGTTAAATCCGCCACGCGCCTCGCGTTTCATGTCCTCGCGCTGCCGGATCATGAAGCCGCAGCATTTGCCGAGGCTATTACAAACGCCAAAAAAACCGTTCACTGCTGCCGCATCTGCCAGAATCTGACGGACAATGATGTGTGCGGTATTTGCCAAAGTCCCCGCCGCGACGAGCGGACCGTCTGCGTCGTCTCCGACCCGAAGGCCGTCGTCGCCATTGAGCGCAGCCACGAATATAACGGTCATTATCACGTTTTGCACGGCGTCATCTCCCCGCTTAATCACATCGGGCCGGACGACATCAAAATCAAAGAGCTCGTCACGCGCGTTACTGACGGGGCTGTTGAAGAAATAATTCTCGCCACGAACCCCGACACGGAGGGTGAGACAACAGCCAAATATATTGCGCGGCTGTTAAAGCCCTTCGGTATCAGGCTCACACGCCTGGCGTACGGCATCCCTGTCGGGCTTAATTTGGAATTTGCCGACGATGCGACGCTCATGCGCGCCTTAGAGGGCCGACAGGAGATGTAA
- a CDS encoding TPM domain-containing protein, producing MKKRILSVLLMLFIIGFCTAPALALVSQSQAYYVADDAGVLSDALEQKIISSNAGLEQKCDGAQIVVVTVQYLNGIPTDEYAAQLFNDWGVGSKTANNGMLLLLATGEKKAWLHVGAGIYGSFTTHMVNDYFDRYFWSDFDKGQYETATSNMLEALFSWYAVYYNVDNGNATASAGQQAPAPNFGPNTFGNSLVAYNDSGAALVGSLVVWLMIAVVVVFVIVVAVLTDRRRYRAYYSQLGMPIPMYYPWFIWYGPHLNWWYGPGGPGWRGGPRGPGGFGGWGGGSGGSGFGGFGGGGFGGFGGGGFGGFGGGGGMGHGGGGFGGGGGGRR from the coding sequence TTGAAAAAGCGGATTTTATCAGTTCTATTGATGCTCTTCATCATCGGCTTTTGTACAGCCCCCGCGCTCGCTCTTGTCTCGCAGAGTCAGGCCTACTATGTGGCGGACGATGCTGGCGTCTTATCGGACGCATTAGAACAGAAGATCATCTCCTCCAACGCCGGTCTCGAGCAAAAGTGTGACGGCGCGCAGATCGTCGTCGTCACCGTTCAATATTTAAACGGTATCCCCACCGATGAATACGCCGCACAGCTTTTCAATGATTGGGGCGTCGGCAGCAAAACGGCCAATAACGGCATGCTGCTTCTGTTGGCGACGGGGGAGAAGAAGGCATGGCTCCATGTTGGGGCTGGCATCTATGGGTCATTTACGACGCATATGGTCAATGACTATTTTGACCGTTATTTCTGGTCGGATTTTGACAAAGGCCAATATGAAACGGCCACGTCAAACATGCTGGAAGCGCTTTTTTCGTGGTACGCTGTCTATTACAACGTGGATAACGGAAATGCGACAGCGTCAGCCGGGCAGCAGGCGCCCGCACCAAACTTCGGCCCCAACACGTTTGGAAACAGCCTTGTTGCGTATAACGACAGTGGCGCGGCGCTCGTCGGCTCGCTCGTTGTGTGGCTCATGATTGCCGTTGTTGTCGTTTTTGTCATCGTTGTCGCGGTCCTGACCGACAGAAGGCGGTACAGGGCATATTATTCGCAACTGGGTATGCCGATACCGATGTATTACCCGTGGTTTATCTGGTACGGGCCGCACCTGAACTGGTGGTACGGGCCCGGCGGCCCCGGCTGGCGCGGCGGGCCGCGCGGTCCCGGTGGCTTTGGCGGCTGGGGCGGTGGCAGCGGTGGCAGCGGCTTCGGCGGCTTCGGCGGCGGTGGCTTTGGCGGCTTCGGCGGCGGTGGCTTTGGCGGCTTCGGCGGCGGTGGCGGTATGGGCCACGGCGGCGGTGGCTTTGGCGGTGGCGGCGGTGGCCGCCGGTGA
- the argJ gene encoding bifunctional glutamate N-acetyltransferase/amino-acid acetyltransferase ArgJ, producing MTFINGGVCAAQGFKAAGIHVGIKTNNKSKKDLALIVSDADCTAAAVYTKNVVKAAPLLLTKAHLKDGAARAVLVNSGNANACAPNGEENADLCCKAAAVALGLIETDIIVASTGVIGQELPARVITAGIPKLTAALSSNGSLDAAEAIMTTDTTVKECAVTLEIGGKTVNIGGIAKGSGMIHPNMGTMLCFLTTDCAISASLLQKALLAAVQVSFSRISVDGDTSTNDMACVLANGLAANSVIDTENDDYKAFADALTALCTKLAIAMASDGEGATHLITCTVSGAPDEATAETLSKSVISSTLTKAAIFGADANWGRVLCAMGYSGVTFDPDTVSVAFESKAGKIDVCQNGRGLAFDEALAKKILTEHDVTIAINMAGGVAACTCWGCDITYDYIKINGDYRT from the coding sequence ATGACATTTATAAACGGCGGCGTTTGCGCCGCACAAGGGTTTAAAGCCGCCGGCATCCATGTCGGCATTAAAACAAATAATAAAAGTAAAAAAGACCTCGCGCTCATCGTGTCGGACGCAGACTGCACCGCCGCCGCCGTCTACACGAAAAACGTCGTCAAAGCAGCACCGCTCTTACTGACAAAAGCGCATTTGAAGGACGGCGCGGCACGCGCCGTGCTTGTCAATTCCGGCAACGCCAACGCCTGCGCGCCCAACGGCGAAGAAAACGCCGATCTCTGCTGCAAAGCGGCCGCCGTCGCGCTTGGCTTGATCGAAACGGACATCATCGTCGCCTCAACCGGCGTCATCGGGCAGGAGCTTCCGGCGCGTGTCATCACGGCCGGCATCCCAAAGCTCACGGCAGCCTTGTCGTCGAACGGCTCGCTTGACGCGGCCGAGGCCATCATGACGACAGATACCACCGTTAAAGAGTGCGCCGTCACGCTTGAAATTGGCGGTAAAACTGTCAATATCGGCGGCATTGCCAAGGGCAGCGGCATGATCCACCCCAATATGGGCACAATGCTTTGCTTTTTAACGACAGACTGCGCCATCTCGGCCTCGCTGCTTCAAAAGGCGCTTCTCGCAGCCGTTCAGGTCAGCTTCAGTCGCATTTCTGTCGACGGCGACACGTCAACAAACGATATGGCCTGCGTCCTGGCAAACGGCCTCGCCGCCAATAGCGTCATCGATACAGAAAACGACGATTATAAAGCCTTTGCAGACGCGCTCACGGCGCTGTGCACAAAGCTGGCCATCGCCATGGCGTCGGACGGCGAGGGTGCAACGCACCTCATCACTTGTACTGTCTCCGGCGCGCCGGACGAGGCGACAGCCGAGACGCTCTCGAAATCTGTTATCTCCTCCACGCTGACGAAGGCTGCCATCTTCGGGGCAGACGCCAACTGGGGCAGGGTTCTCTGTGCTATGGGCTATTCCGGCGTCACATTTGACCCCGATACGGTCTCCGTCGCGTTTGAGTCCAAAGCCGGGAAAATCGACGTCTGCCAGAATGGACGCGGCCTTGCGTTTGACGAAGCGCTGGCGAAAAAAATCCTGACAGAGCACGACGTCACCATCGCCATCAACATGGCGGGTGGCGTGGCCGCCTGCACCTGCTGGGGCTGCGACATCACGTATGACTATATCAAAATTAACGGCGATTATCGGACTTAA
- the argH gene encoding argininosuccinate lyase: MKLWSGRFESDTDALVDELNASITFDKRLYKEDIQGSTAHAKMLAKQGIIPKEDADKIVAALADIKKVIDSGNFDFKLSDEDIHMSIEAELTRRIGDAGKRLHTARSRNDQVALDFRLYLKNEIETIRSAELDLLAVLLNTALKNTSAIMPAYTHLQRAQPTTFAHYMMAYAAMLRRDVTRLEDCLERMDACPLGSGALTGTTYPIDRHMVADALGFARITENSLDGVSDRDYALELLSDLAILMMHLSRFAEEIILWCSWEFKFIELSDAYSTGSSIMPQKKNPDIAELVRGKTGRVYGSLMGLLTVMKALPLAYNKDMQEDKEQVFDAVDTIKKVLPVFTAMLATMTVKAENMRRAAAEGFINATDCADYLVKKGLPFRDAYTVIGKIVRACIDGGKTLETLDLAAYQSFSPLFDNDVYDAVRLETCVALRNVPGGPGEASVKAQMDSVQAFLDARMK; encoded by the coding sequence ATGAAGCTCTGGTCAGGACGGTTTGAAAGCGATACCGATGCGCTCGTTGACGAACTCAACGCCTCCATCACGTTTGATAAGAGGCTTTATAAAGAGGATATCCAGGGGTCAACAGCGCACGCAAAAATGCTGGCTAAGCAGGGCATCATCCCGAAAGAGGACGCCGACAAAATCGTCGCGGCACTCGCTGACATCAAAAAAGTTATCGACAGCGGCAATTTTGATTTTAAGCTGTCCGATGAAGATATTCATATGAGCATCGAAGCCGAGTTAACGCGCCGCATCGGCGACGCGGGCAAGCGCCTGCATACGGCCAGAAGCCGCAACGACCAGGTTGCGCTCGACTTCCGCCTTTACTTGAAAAACGAAATTGAGACGATCCGAAGCGCAGAGCTAGACCTGCTCGCCGTCCTGCTGAACACAGCGCTCAAGAACACATCAGCCATCATGCCCGCTTATACGCATCTTCAGCGCGCGCAGCCGACGACGTTTGCCCACTATATGATGGCTTACGCCGCGATGCTCCGCCGGGACGTCACACGGCTGGAGGACTGTTTGGAGCGCATGGACGCGTGCCCCCTCGGCAGCGGTGCGCTCACCGGGACGACGTATCCCATCGACCGGCACATGGTCGCCGACGCGCTTGGCTTTGCGCGTATCACAGAAAACAGCCTTGACGGCGTTTCCGACAGAGATTATGCGCTGGAGCTGCTGTCAGACCTCGCCATTCTAATGATGCACCTGTCACGGTTTGCCGAGGAAATTATCCTATGGTGCTCGTGGGAGTTTAAATTTATCGAGCTGTCAGACGCGTATTCAACCGGCTCTTCGATCATGCCGCAGAAGAAAAACCCTGATATCGCGGAGCTTGTGAGAGGCAAAACGGGCCGTGTATACGGCAGCCTCATGGGCCTTCTCACCGTGATGAAGGCGCTGCCGCTGGCGTATAACAAGGATATGCAGGAGGATAAAGAGCAGGTATTCGACGCCGTCGACACCATCAAAAAAGTCCTCCCGGTCTTCACGGCGATGCTCGCGACGATGACGGTCAAGGCCGAGAATATGCGACGCGCGGCGGCGGAAGGGTTTATAAACGCCACGGACTGCGCCGACTATCTCGTCAAAAAGGGCCTCCCGTTCCGGGACGCGTACACCGTCATCGGCAAAATTGTCCGCGCCTGCATCGACGGCGGCAAAACACTCGAAACGCTTGACTTGGCAGCATATCAAAGCTTCTCGCCGCTGTTTGACAATGACGTGTATGACGCCGTCCGGCTTGAAACATGCGTCGCGCTCCGCAACGTTCCCGGCGGCCCGGGCGAAGCGTCTGTCAAAGCCCAGATGGACAGTGTTCAGGCCTTTTTGGACGCCAGAATGAAATGA
- a CDS encoding argininosuccinate synthase produces the protein MSAIKKVVLAYSGGLDTSIIIPWLKENYDNCEVIAVSGDVGQGTELDGLEEKALKTGASKLYIEDLTDEFVNDFIIPTLKAGAKYEGYLLGTSFARPVIAKRIVEIALQEGADAICHGCTGKGNDQVRFELTIKAFAPHMKIIAPWREWNLKSRDDEIDYAEAHNIPLKISRETNYSKDKNLWHLSHEGLDIENPGNEPLYNKPGFLELGVSPELAPDKAAYVEIDFVKGVPTALDGVTMKAAEIIKKLNDIGGKNGIGLFDVVENRLVGMKSRGVYETPGGTILYHAHDVLETLCLDKETSHYKSLVAVKFAELVYNGQWFTPLREALSAFVDDTQKTVTGKVRLKLYKGNIINAGVWSDKSLYSEELASFGESDYKQAEAEGFINLFGLPIKTKALLDEQRKKILNPPTAQ, from the coding sequence ATGAGCGCCATTAAAAAAGTTGTTCTCGCTTATTCCGGCGGGCTTGACACATCGATTATAATTCCGTGGCTGAAGGAAAATTATGATAACTGCGAGGTCATCGCCGTCTCCGGCGACGTCGGGCAAGGCACAGAGCTTGACGGGCTTGAGGAAAAGGCCCTCAAAACGGGTGCCTCCAAGCTGTATATAGAAGACTTGACGGACGAATTTGTCAACGATTTCATTATCCCGACGTTAAAAGCCGGCGCGAAGTATGAAGGCTACCTGCTGGGTACGTCTTTTGCTCGTCCTGTCATTGCCAAGCGCATCGTCGAGATCGCGCTTCAAGAAGGGGCGGACGCGATCTGCCACGGCTGCACCGGCAAGGGCAACGATCAGGTGCGCTTTGAGCTGACGATCAAGGCCTTCGCGCCCCATATGAAGATTATCGCCCCGTGGCGTGAGTGGAACCTCAAAAGCCGTGACGACGAAATCGACTACGCCGAGGCGCACAACATCCCGCTCAAAATCAGCCGCGAGACGAATTATTCAAAAGACAAAAATCTCTGGCACCTTTCCCACGAGGGGCTTGACATTGAAAATCCCGGCAACGAACCGCTGTACAATAAACCCGGCTTTTTAGAGCTCGGCGTCTCACCGGAATTGGCACCCGACAAAGCGGCGTATGTTGAAATTGACTTTGTCAAGGGCGTCCCGACAGCGCTGGATGGCGTAACCATGAAAGCGGCGGAGATCATTAAAAAGCTCAACGACATCGGCGGAAAAAACGGTATCGGCCTTTTCGACGTTGTGGAGAACAGGCTCGTCGGTATGAAAAGCCGCGGTGTGTATGAAACGCCGGGCGGCACGATCCTCTATCACGCGCATGACGTTTTGGAAACGCTCTGCCTTGATAAAGAGACGTCGCATTACAAAAGCCTCGTCGCCGTCAAATTCGCCGAGCTTGTCTATAACGGCCAGTGGTTTACGCCGCTGCGCGAGGCGCTATCCGCCTTTGTGGACGACACACAGAAAACGGTGACCGGCAAGGTGCGGCTCAAGCTTTACAAGGGCAACATCATTAATGCAGGCGTCTGGAGCGATAAGAGCCTCTACAGCGAGGAGTTGGCCTCCTTCGGCGAAAGCGATTACAAGCAGGCCGAAGCCGAAGGCTTCATTAACCTCTTCGGCCTGCCAATCAAGACGAAAGCCCTCCTCGACGAACAGCGCAAAAAAATCTTAAACCCACCCACCGCCCAATAA
- a CDS encoding 5-bromo-4-chloroindolyl phosphate hydrolysis family protein: protein MKKVRQKSVLPVYGLAAVWLLYCLFFPLLRLTDYLLLVGCSAAAFIILSRLFPGKTIMVAEPEKPHTTGNPAVDRLLHEGRLAVSEMSRLRASIQNEVVCAKIASLIDVTEKIFKSLEDDVNDLAQVRRFAAYYLPTTLKLLNAYDRLGDLGDVGDNITGTRHRIEAILDTTLDGYKKQLDALYANQALDIETDITVLENMLKREGLSGKDF from the coding sequence ATGAAAAAAGTGCGCCAAAAATCGGTGCTGCCCGTTTACGGGCTGGCTGCCGTCTGGCTGTTATATTGTCTCTTTTTTCCGCTGCTGCGTCTGACGGATTATCTTCTGCTCGTCGGCTGTTCGGCCGCGGCTTTTATCATTCTCTCGCGTCTTTTTCCGGGGAAGACGATCATGGTCGCCGAGCCGGAAAAGCCCCATACGACGGGGAACCCGGCGGTGGACAGGCTCCTTCATGAGGGGCGGCTGGCCGTTTCGGAGATGAGCCGCCTGCGCGCTTCGATTCAAAATGAGGTCGTCTGCGCGAAAATCGCATCGCTCATTGACGTAACGGAAAAGATATTCAAGTCGCTTGAAGACGATGTAAACGATTTGGCGCAGGTCAGGCGTTTTGCAGCTTACTATCTGCCGACGACGCTGAAGCTTCTAAACGCGTATGATCGTCTGGGCGACCTCGGCGACGTGGGTGACAATATCACGGGAACGCGGCATCGTATTGAGGCGATCCTCGACACAACGCTCGACGGCTATAAAAAACAGCTCGACGCCCTGTACGCCAATCAGGCGCTTGACATCGAAACGGACATCACAGTCCTTGAAAATATGCTCAAACGTGAAGGATTATCCGGCAAGGATTTTTAG
- a CDS encoding toxic anion resistance protein: MPDNAMDFTPSLTLTPDDAPMAPTPVKADQVQETALDMSRLSASEQQQVHDFAQKIDITDTNTVLTYGAAAQKNIADFSAGTLDSVRTKDMGEVGDMLSGLVVELKGMKFGETEKKGLFGIRKKIETQIAALKAEYDKASDNVDKIVEMLEKHQITLLKDAAMLDKMYDMNKAYFKELTMYILAGKETLQAAKTVTLPQLKEKAAASGKPEDAQAVSDYMNLIDRFEKKLYDLELTRTISMQMAPQIRLIQNNDSLMVQKIQTSLVNTIPLWKSQMVLALGLHHSQQAMQAQREVTDMTNALLKKNAEMLKTGTVEVAKESERGIADVETLQETNRMLIETLDEVRTIQAEGAQKRQAAELELGRIENELKQKLLDLRK; the protein is encoded by the coding sequence ATGCCTGACAACGCCATGGATTTTACACCGAGCCTGACACTCACGCCGGACGACGCGCCGATGGCCCCAACACCCGTCAAGGCTGACCAAGTGCAGGAGACAGCGCTTGACATGAGCCGCCTGAGCGCCTCAGAACAGCAGCAGGTGCATGATTTTGCCCAGAAGATTGATATTACCGATACGAACACTGTGTTGACATATGGCGCAGCCGCACAGAAGAATATCGCCGATTTTTCAGCGGGCACGCTTGACAGCGTCCGGACGAAGGATATGGGCGAGGTGGGTGACATGCTCTCCGGCCTCGTCGTCGAGCTCAAGGGGATGAAGTTCGGCGAAACCGAGAAAAAAGGCCTCTTCGGCATCCGCAAAAAAATCGAAACGCAGATCGCAGCGCTTAAAGCCGAGTATGATAAAGCTTCCGACAATGTTGACAAAATTGTTGAAATGCTTGAAAAGCACCAGATCACGCTTTTGAAGGACGCGGCGATGCTTGACAAGATGTACGATATGAACAAGGCGTATTTCAAAGAGCTCACGATGTATATTCTCGCGGGCAAAGAGACGCTACAAGCGGCCAAAACCGTCACCCTGCCGCAGCTTAAGGAGAAAGCCGCGGCATCGGGCAAGCCGGAGGATGCGCAGGCGGTCAGCGATTATATGAATCTCATCGACCGCTTTGAAAAGAAGCTCTATGACTTAGAGCTGACGCGGACGATCTCCATGCAGATGGCGCCGCAGATTCGCCTGATTCAGAATAATGACAGCCTGATGGTTCAGAAGATCCAAACGTCGCTTGTCAACACGATTCCGCTTTGGAAGAGCCAAATGGTGCTGGCGCTCGGGCTGCACCACTCGCAGCAGGCGATGCAGGCCCAGCGCGAGGTGACGGATATGACGAACGCACTTCTCAAAAAGAATGCCGAAATGCTCAAAACAGGCACCGTCGAGGTCGCCAAGGAATCAGAGCGCGGCATCGCGGATGTTGAGACGCTTCAAGAGACGAATCGGATGCTCATCGAAACGCTTGATGAGGTTCGCACGATTCAGGCGGAGGGCGCGCAGAAGCGCCAGGCCGCCGAGCTTGAACTGGGGCGGATTGAAAATGAACTCAAGCAGAAGCTCCTGGATTTGCGGAAATAA
- the rpe gene encoding ribulose-phosphate 3-epimerase, whose protein sequence is MVKIAPSILSADFTHLGDEIKSVQSADYLHFDVMDGVFVPNISIGIPVLKSVRRATDMTLDVHLMMTEPVRYIDDFIAAGADIVVIHTEADTPEKTAEALGRIRQLGKKAGLSIKPKTPPEDLLPYLDRLDMILVMTVEPGFGGQNFMADMLPKIAFLRRELDMRQLDCELAVDGGVDAVTAPLCIAAGANVLVAGSAVFGAADRASMITKLRG, encoded by the coding sequence ATGGTTAAAATCGCGCCATCCATCCTCTCGGCAGACTTTACGCACCTAGGAGACGAGATCAAAAGCGTTCAGAGCGCCGATTACCTCCACTTCGACGTGATGGACGGCGTGTTTGTGCCGAACATTTCAATCGGTATTCCTGTTTTAAAATCCGTACGCCGCGCAACCGATATGACGCTTGACGTGCACCTCATGATGACGGAGCCTGTGCGCTATATTGATGATTTTATTGCCGCAGGGGCCGACATCGTCGTCATTCATACCGAGGCGGACACACCGGAGAAAACAGCCGAGGCGCTTGGCCGTATCCGTCAGCTCGGCAAAAAGGCGGGTCTATCCATCAAGCCGAAGACACCGCCGGAAGACCTTCTTCCCTATCTCGACAGACTTGACATGATTCTTGTGATGACCGTTGAACCCGGTTTCGGCGGGCAGAATTTCATGGCGGACATGCTGCCGAAAATCGCTTTTCTGCGCCGTGAACTCGACATGCGGCAGCTTGACTGCGAGTTGGCCGTCGACGGCGGTGTTGACGCCGTGACAGCGCCCTTATGCATCGCGGCCGGCGCCAACGTCCTTGTCGCGGGGAGCGCCGTTTTCGGTGCCGCCGACCGGGCTTCAATGATTACAAAACTCCGGGGCTGA
- a CDS encoding ribonuclease J: MAEKLKIISLGGLNEIGKNLTVYEFGADILVVDCGLGFPDDEMYGVDIVIPDFTYLVKNKHRIRAVVITHGHEDHIGGIPYMLREMNVPIYATPLTIGLISVKLAEHGLLETTTLTTLNPGETFKVGCFKVEFIHINHSIPGAVALAIKTPVGMLLHTGDFKIDTTPISGGMIDLARLGELGNRGVLALLSDSTNVEKPGYSVSESTVGSGLDELFRGCTSRILVTTFASNVHRIQQVINCAARYGRRVAVTGRSMENIIRVSTELGCMEIPKGTLAELNQIKGMPNDKVVIITTGSQGETMSALYRMAFSDHRQVELRPGDRVIISASAVPGNEKSVSRVVDELFRRGAEVFYDKYSDLHVSGHAYQEELKMMMALVKPKFFVPLHGEYRMLSTHAKLAQQMGIEPKNIVISDIGTVIELTSRSIKKNGSVPAGKVFVDGTGVGDVGAVVLRDRKHLAQDGMLVVIVNLSSEDGSLITGPDIITRGFIYVKESEDMMRELKDVVINALDYCHIEGITDFASLKGVIKTELSNFLYKKTKRNPMILPVVTEI, from the coding sequence ATGGCAGAAAAACTGAAAATCATCTCTCTGGGCGGTCTGAACGAAATCGGGAAGAATCTCACCGTCTATGAATTCGGCGCGGACATTCTTGTTGTTGATTGCGGGCTTGGCTTTCCCGACGACGAGATGTACGGCGTTGACATCGTTATTCCGGATTTTACGTATCTTGTCAAAAACAAGCACCGGATCCGTGCCGTTGTCATCACACACGGTCACGAGGACCACATAGGCGGCATCCCTTACATGCTGCGCGAAATGAACGTCCCGATTTACGCAACGCCCCTCACAATCGGCCTCATATCGGTCAAGCTTGCCGAACACGGCCTTTTGGAGACGACGACGCTGACGACGCTCAATCCCGGTGAAACCTTCAAGGTCGGCTGCTTTAAGGTCGAGTTCATCCACATCAACCATTCCATCCCCGGCGCTGTCGCGCTGGCGATCAAAACGCCTGTCGGTATGCTGCTTCACACGGGCGATTTCAAAATTGATACGACGCCGATCTCCGGCGGCATGATCGATCTTGCGCGGCTCGGCGAGCTTGGAAACCGCGGCGTTCTTGCGCTTTTGTCCGACTCAACGAACGTTGAAAAACCGGGCTATTCGGTCTCGGAGAGCACGGTCGGCTCCGGCCTTGACGAACTGTTCCGCGGATGTACATCGCGTATCCTTGTGACAACGTTCGCCTCAAACGTCCACCGCATCCAGCAGGTTATCAACTGCGCGGCCAGATATGGACGGCGTGTGGCCGTCACCGGCCGGAGCATGGAGAACATCATCCGTGTCTCCACCGAGCTTGGCTGCATGGAAATCCCAAAGGGGACGCTTGCCGAGCTCAACCAGATTAAGGGCATGCCGAACGACAAGGTCGTTATCATCACAACGGGCAGCCAGGGCGAGACGATGAGCGCTCTCTACCGCATGGCGTTTTCCGACCACAGGCAGGTCGAGCTCCGACCCGGCGATCGCGTTATCATTTCCGCTTCCGCCGTCCCCGGCAACGAAAAATCCGTCAGCCGCGTCGTTGACGAGCTGTTCCGCCGCGGTGCCGAGGTCTTTTACGACAAATATTCGGACCTGCACGTCTCCGGCCATGCCTATCAGGAAGAGCTGAAGATGATGATGGCGCTCGTGAAGCCGAAATTTTTTGTTCCGCTCCATGGCGAATACCGAATGCTGTCAACCCACGCCAAGCTTGCCCAGCAAATGGGCATTGAGCCAAAAAACATTGTCATATCCGATATCGGCACCGTGATCGAGCTGACGAGCCGGAGCATTAAGAAAAACGGCAGCGTTCCGGCCGGGAAGGTCTTTGTCGACGGCACAGGCGTTGGCGACGTTGGCGCCGTTGTGCTGCGCGACCGGAAGCACCTGGCGCAGGACGGCATGCTTGTCGTGATCGTCAATCTCTCCAGCGAGGACGGCAGCCTGATTACAGGGCCGGATATCATCACGCGCGGGTTTATTTATGTCAAGGAATCGGAAGATATGATGCGCGAGCTCAAGGACGTTGTCATCAACGCGCTTGACTACTGCCACATAGAAGGCATCACCGACTTCGCTTCTCTCAAGGGCGTTATTAAGACGGAGCTGTCGAACTTCCTGTACAAGAAGACGAAGCGCAACCCGATGATTCTGCCGGTTGTGACAGAGATTTAG